TGTTTGAGAATTACAAACCCCAAGGCTGACCAATTGGCCAAATGCTGGATATACTAAAATTTTGCCTACCCTTGTTATAATAGGGAGCATAGCTGTAACCCATGCATGCCAGATCTAATTGAACTGATTGCCCACAATTGTCACAAGCCTATTGTTACATAATACTGATGACTTGTTCCCAATCTAATTCTGGTTCTCAAAACTTATGCCCATTTCAATTCTGTTTCTGCTATTTTATATAGCTGATTTGTCCTAATCGTTATTGCAGGCTCTTGCTGCTATCCCTTCAATTAATAGTGAAGCCGTACAGTTGAAGCTAGATCGTGTGCGGACATACTATGAACTATTAAACATGCCATTTGAGGTAATAACTTAACTTTTTACTTGTATCAAGGCTTATGTTTTCTTTCATGACTTTTCTGCTTTCTTTTGTCAAACAACACTAATATTATCACTGTTGTACTACTCTTTACAGGCCATGTTAGCATTCATCACAGAGCATGAGCACTTGTTTACAGCTGCAgagtgagttttttttttttttttgcattagaTTTAAAAGTTAATGCACACCCCCTCTTAGTAAAATTACATTATTCAATTCTGCAGGTATGCAAATCTTCTGAATGTTCAGGTGCCTGGGAGGGATATTCCTTTTGATGCACGCGATCGTGTGTCAGAGATATTATCACGCTAGCTTGTTTAGCTTGTGCACAGTGATGAATCGTACAGTGGAATTTGTGGGACAGTGGAATTTCAGGTTGATTTTTTCAAGCTGTGGAGCTGAGCAGGCTCTTCATTTTTTGTACGATGCTGGCATTTGTACATAATTCCAGGTGTAATGGTGATCAGTGTCGATGAGGAAGCCATTATACTAAAAATTCTATGCCGTTTGGAACAAATTTTGTGAGTATGGTTTTTGGGGTTGTAGTATTTGTCTGTTTATAATGATTAGTGTATTCTTTAGTAGCATCAATTGTagactatttttttctttttttcccccttttctttaACGGTTATCATTTTGTATGCAATAAGTGAGGAAATTTGTGCAGACTTGACCCGAAAAGCTaataaatattttgttttttgttcaGTGGCAGTTCACTTGTCACCGGCTTAGCCTTGACAAAATATCAGCGAACTTTACACTGGCAATTTTCCAAATAAAGATGGGGATAATCTGTTTATGTTGGTAGAGATTTACAAACCATTTGATCGAAGTAGAATTATGCTCAAGTCATCCTAACATACTAAATAGGGATAGATTATGTAAAGCATCCCAgaccaagaaatttcatgtcTGCAGGAATATCCAGAATGGAAAGGCCTTTCGACCCAAAATACGTTTCCATCCAAAATGGTagggaaaaaattttattatttcaggGTTTGATAGACAAGTTAGAACATAATATTTACTCAATTTACAATGTTCAATTTCTAATGTTTGGTATAATCAATATTTAGATGTTAGAATGAAATATACTAATTACAAATTTGACTTAATTCCCTTGGATTAGATTATAGGACATGATACATTATATTAGTTTTCGCTTTATTTGTTCTGCAATAGTATTTGTCTATTTAcgtaaaattttgatatttttgctttaaaaataaatgaggattgatatcaaaattcttcaattataATAATTGATTCATTCTAATATATAGATTTTTaagttaaaattaaaattataaaatataaattacacGAAACCAAacaattataatttatttttaatctattttcaattttgacaTGAGATTCAAAAAATTCTTGCACAATTGTTCAAAAGTCAAAGAATAAAGTATCTTAAAACATTTGCTTCCTAGTATAAAGGAACAATTATTCTAAATACaaggaaaattaattattatGAAAAATTACATTCAAATATTAATTGAACTTACAAATAGCCAAAGATATGGTGATGCAATATAAAGATTTATGAGGATAAATATGATGTCTTACTATTTAGGCATTCTAAGATGAAGGTGTAAAGATCTTTCCCTAAATTCTTTTTAAAGAATGAGATTCTAGAAAAAAATAGTTGGAATGAGCATTCTAGAAGGAAAAGATTTTCTCACCTAAATGAATCATACTAAACACTGAAATAGAATGGACAAGTTGGaaaagtttttcctttctaatCTATTCCTACGCACTAAACTGGAGGTAAAGTCAATagagaaaaaagataaaattgaagtttcCCTCTCTCTAGTTTGAgaattttaagtgagaaatgGGACAATTTTAGACGTGATTGTCATCATAATTTTGCTATTTACTGCATGGAGGATAAACTaggtatataaaaaattttccttgAGCTTTGATTTGCTCTTTCTAGGCAAAGcgggaggaaaaggaaaagttttgtaTCCTTCTCCTtatcccaaaatttttttagtagtctctttttcctttcctcccAAAGTACCCAATTTTGTTTCAACCCTTTTCTTTTATGCATGTTATGTAGACTGCATAAACATGCAGCATTTTGATTGTATAGTCGTCATTGATTGCCATTAATACCTTGTGACAATTTACAAAATTCTTGTCCACAGTCCGGACTCCGGACCAAACACGGAGAGTCCACCCCCAATACGTACAGTGCATATGTCAAACAAATTAGAAAGGGGAGGGGCAGCAACATGCCTATGTAGACCTGTTGGGCAGCTTGGCTCAGCACAATGAAAGCATTACAGGCCAATTCCAGATCAAATAAAGATGTAAATGAGCTGCCAGAGCAAATTTTGGTTAAGAGAATTGTCAAGTCATGGCCGAGTATTAAGTAAAGCCACTCTTGCTGTGAGAGACACTTCCGGTTTGGACGTCTTGGCCAAGAAGAGTTTGAGTTAGCATTTGACAATTACCCACatgatttggtcaattggatTTATGGGCTTGACTTGTGGTAAGACTGTAACAAGCATCGCCTCATTCCAATCTTAAAAGAAatagagattaaaaaaaaaaaaaaaaaaaaaaaacagtatcCTGTTAAAATCGATGCATGACCTATGCTACTTAGCGTCAACTTTGTTTATATGGCTAATTGATCAAAGGCTTGAACAAGCAGGGTAAGTAATTAGCAGAAAAAACAAAAACCGGGTAACTTCATTTGTTATGCTTTATTGCTTGGAATTCGTCAAAATCTTTTACATgagccaaaaaaagaaaagaattccaCCTCTTACCCGGGACAGTACCTGTAAAAGGAGTGTGATTGTATTTGGCAGCACAGAAGACCTACTTAACGATGATATGCATATGTAAAGAAATGACCAAGAATCCTAATAttaattgttttgtatatacATCCTGCTTCACAGTGCATCAACAGCAGCTTGAAATGCTAAACTTAACTTCAGTGTCTTGCTCGCCAAGTTGCGGATGTCTTCTCTTGAAGACTCCACCGATATTCGAATCAGTTCTTTCAATCCTCCACTGGATACAAAATCCTTAGCATTGTATTCTGTGGAGATCAGCAAGTTCATATGCAATGTCAGTTTACATTGTAGTCTTGCGAACGTGGTAATGTCCATCAAACTTGGAGAAACAGAGACAAGCACAAAATGGATTCTGTGAAACATCAGATGATAGCTGGAAGAATGCACTTAACAGCATTTTGCAGTTAAAAAGTGAAGCCAGCAAATCTGTGTGCAGAGTTAATAATGCAGTAATTGTGAATTTATAATCCACAATTTATTTTGTTACTATAgttaaagtcccaaagtttccTAGTGTGTCGctactatcttcttgaatataATTGTGCATGTATCCAGTAAGCCAAATGCTGGACCCTAGTAAAAATCATACTTTGAAGAGAACATGCATGGTTTTTATACTGAATTTAGAAAATCTTGAGCAAAAAATTTGTTATGTATACACATTATTTTCATACTTAAGAAAATCTAACCCCAGATTTTTTCACCAAATCCTATAACATAGAGATACCAATCTATGATATCAATATTATCCTCACTGAATTGAGAGAAATACGGTGTATGAAACAAACAGACAGACTTTTCTTATTACCATATCATCTAGGTACGATGCATAAAACTATGGTTAAGAGGGCTATGCATCTGTATGATTCTGATTATTGGATAAACAACTGGTTTCTGAAGCACATGAAAGGTCAAATCTCCACATGCCTAGCTCGAAACTTCATATTcaaatgtttaaaaaaaaaaaaaaaaaaaaaaatctgttggGTACTTTCTTTTCTGCATCGTTCAACCTGACAGGCAAGTTTCTCAAAAGATTGTAAAATGTCAACTTCCATTTATGGATTGTGCAACAATCCTAAGTCCTTAGATAATCAATTACACCATGAACTGTTCAAGGAAATAGTTACCATTTTGTGCCAAATGACAAAGAGCAAGTTCTATGTGACGCCGAGCTGAACTAGAAGTGGTATTGGAGTTTGCGATCAACCATGCTAGAGCATTATCTTCCATTAATGGTGAACGCCCTCTCCTATTTCCTGCAGTAGATAAAGCTTCAGATGCATGACCTCTGTAATATAGTATACATGTTACAATGGAGATAATAGCCAATTTTCAAACCTTGAAGTATTCCTCGAGATTCACACTTTGCAAAGTTAGCCATTCCTCTGGCTACCTGAGCTATGACATCAATATTCCCATATCTAGCCATTTTGACGAGAGCTTTAATGGCCCCATCTTCTCTCAGGATTACATGTAAGCTTTCTGTTATATCAGGAGTATACGACATCAGTAACTGATACCTTCTTATCTAAAGCCTCAGAAGCATTTTTCTTGTCCAAGATATTTaaccaaacaagtacaatgTATCCATTATGGcattttaaaacttttaaacTGAATTTCAACCATACAAGCAAACTCAGATCAACTAGTGTATACTCCAGCTGGAGATGAAatagataaagcaataaaatgtCATCCATGGGCAATAAGATTACCATTTCCACACAAATTTGCAATTGCTCCAGCCACCATTCTCAGAGTTTGTGGGTCATCCCTTTTGGTAGCTGTATTTGCAAGAAGCCGAACACCAGCTTTACTTGCTATTAGGCCTTGATTCAACTCTGAAGAAGTTAAATGCTACAAATAAGTCACATCTTACAATACATATTTTCATGTACCAAGAACATACCACAAAAGCCTCGTCTCAAAATTAAAACATAAGACATACTAACACAAACATGCTCAGGGAAAAATTATAAGGGAACTAGAACTAAATCCTGCTTATCTACTTCTACATATGGAAGGCAAGAAATATCTGTAAACGCGACCAGTGtttttgtaagaaaaaaaaaactcctccattttgagaatatttgaaaaatataaaaagaaaacaaaaatagagAACATGATTATCTTGCAAGTTATGAAAGGCAAATATTTAGGGAACATATAGATGAGAACAGAAACGAcgtttgagagagagagagagaagaaactAGCTAAAAGCCAAGTAGAAATTGCATTATACGCCTGGGGTGGTTTTATGAATTAAGAATCTTATTCAGTTCAGTATGGAGTTATCTGTCATATTGGGGAAGAAGATTTTTGTGGCTACTCTCTCTGTTATCTCCGTTCTTCTAACTGTTTTTCAGTAACACTAAGATCCAGGAATGACCTAGCTGTAATGTCATTAGGAGCTTCTTAGGTATAATGTCAGAATCTGTCCCTCTAATGCAATAATGCTGGTTCTCAGCTAACACACATGCCAAAATATCTACCAGCACCATACCAATATTTGAATCACATCAGTTGGATTATAATTTGATCAACTGTTTCACTCGTACCAAATCTAAATTGTTCTCAGCTGGTTGTAGCCGAAGTAAAATAGTAGAAAGTTAACCATACTTCTCTCATGAGACTAAACTCCTTAGCAGTGTTCCATTAATCAGAACCTCTAAACACAACCCACTGAAAGGGGCTACACAGATATGATTCTACTGTTTCTTAGTGTTAGACTGTACGTAACATTGTTAGAATGCTCATACTTGCATTTTTTCATGTATGCaactaaataatataaatatatgcaAACCAAAAGGACTATTAAATCAAGAGTTCCATTATTTCCCAAAAGACTGCAGTTGTTAATTAATTAGATGGACATTTACCGGCCAAAAACCCTCATATAGCAAATAATACTTTTCCATAttacttccttttcttcttgttacCTTTTGTTCAATCTATTTCTCATGAAGCAATGCATCTAGGAGAAATGCTTATTGCCACATATATAGGTAAAATTTCTTGCCCAAACAAAAACTTACAACCAATTATCAGAATTGTGATAAGAACTTAAAATGCTGCAAGGGAGCTCCTGTTGATTGAAGGGGAGAGAATAACTCACCAACATCTAAATCTGAGCACATTATACAGATATATATTTACAACAGAAGACAGCCAAGATGTACAAGTACCATTCATGGCCAAATTGGCAATAGCACCAGAAGCCACCCTGAGTATGGTTGTATTCTCTGATGACTGCAGCAGCATGAGCAGTGCTTCCAGACCCCCTTCATGAACAATCCTCTCTTGGTTGCTGTCTATATTGAGTGGTAAGCATGAGAAAGGAACTAAAGATTTtgatctttgtcaagtttgaggatagcatGATGTGTGCAGTAAGTCTAACATTTGTGATCTATGTCAAAAAAAACTATTAATTCTTGCATTTGTGATGCTTTATCTTAAAGATTTACAAGAAGTGCACTGGATATCTGAATTTGATTCAAGTTCTCTTTGTGCCTATAGAACATTAAATTTTACTAAAAAAGCAAAAGTTAATTAAATTTTCACTTGAATCACTTTAAGTTTAGATTTAACTAGACTGTTAACAAGTTTCACTTTTCAAAGTAAGATATAATTATTTTGAAGTGTACTAGTGCctgaacaaatttgccaaatttaTTAACCATGTTTAACGGTGAGAATCagtatttttgaaaataataacAAACCATTTTCCAGACCTCGGAGACTCTCACTactttttcttacttcatttggAACCTCAGGGTAGGAGACCTTTTAACTCAATTTGCTGAAAAACTTAACAAAACAGTTAAAAAAAATGCTGCTCCGCCTTTTGGAAAAAATGCTGTGAAATATTGATGTCATTGGGAGTTCAGGCTTTGGATATTTGTATCCAAAGTTTAGAACATCAAAACCAAGCATTGAGCACTGGAATAGTGATATAGAAAGTTGAAATATTAAGTAAAACGATATTTTATCTGAAATGTACAATAGGTTTTACAATAGCTTGTGTCTTCCAATAGATTTGTCAATACGTAGGTGATTTTAGTGGACGTGATTTTCAGTTCTTAACAGGACCTTCTTTCCAACACTTAGTACCATCCAGAAGTCAAAGATGAGATAACTATTTTAAGATTTTAGGTAAACTTTTGATGAATGGATTATGACCCAACGTcaatataaagaatttttttttttaatttatagcATGCAGTACATCCATCAAGAACTGAATTGCTTTACCATTAGGTCCTAATTGAGTGATTTTGAAAATATTCAGTAGCATGTATGTGGGTGCAAGTCTTTGTCCAGAGAGTAACATAATGAGGAACGCTAATCCTGCGAGTATTGCCAGAATTTATGGAAACACAGTCAGAGAATCTGCCACCCGGTCCTGAGAAATTACTCTGCAAATGTTCATGACTATCCACCACTTTAGACAGTCAGATTACTGATTATCCAAGCATTCCCGACTGATCAAAAGCCCCTTTTTGTGTTATGTCCAGTTTCATCCAGTTGTTGTATTTGTTATAGTTTTTGGTGTACATTTACATTATATGTTGTATTGAATATATGTGGAACATTTACTATGTAGACCAACTTTTCAACAAAAACGACAACATAATGTAATTGTACACCAAACAACGTAATAAATTCAATAACAGCACAACACCCAATGAAAGAACAATTGCATCTGCCCCAAATGACTCTGTATGGTATGCATGTAGGTAGTCGGAGAACTTGACACTGAAGAGTTAGAAATATTACCATTATCTTCAGTTAGCAAAAGAATCAATAACTTAAAGTTGCATACCCATCAGAGTTGAGGAAAAGATATGCAACTTAGacagaaaaagaacaaaaaagaaaagaagaagaagaagaagaaaaatagcCACAAACTTTAAAACTCAAAACAGAAGCTTTTGACATTCAAAATTAATATCAAGTATATTTCTGTGCATACCTTCAGCGGCAAGATTGGCTACCACTTTCACCGcatgaatttggacatccaactCTTCACATGTTAGCAAGGATAATATCTTTTGGAGGCCAACTGAAagtgaaaagagagagagagcaagagaatcATCTTTCAAGCAAGACCAATGGAACTTTCATTTGCCTATTGTCAACAGAATTTAATTCATTCTTATTATGCCAATTTAGCGTAGGAGGTCCCTAAGTTGTCAGATCACAGACCTTGGCATCACAATCCTCCTACTGCTTCTCGTTATATGCACTCGATTTCAGACTATTGCTCTAAATGTAAAAGATTGGATAATCACCATCACAAACTCCCAAAGGCCTATCTAAATATGGTGCAATAAGATGACACGCCTGAACAGACAAAAGCCAGAGAAACTTACCTTCTTCACATATCTTCGCAATACTGCTCCTTTGGCCAAATGACGAAGGTCCTCtgttcaatttttcttttgtataTGACCTCTTCTCCTGCAAGTCGCAGAAATTTTAACCACCTAAGTTTTCCAGGGAATAAGAGCCCAGAAGTTGCAACTGACCTCAAACCCATCTTCAGATTCTGGCACAACCTTCTTGATATTAACCAGATCATTTTCAGCAGCCTTCCTTCGCATTTCCTCTACTTTGAGTGCTTGCCTCAGGGTATGAATTTCATCATTTAATCTACCCTAAAAATCAATGTTGACAGGGATTGTAGCAGCATTAAATGAAGTCTACACCATCAAGATGGTTAATAACTTTATCCTTTTCCTTGTTTGTGTTATGAGTAGATCAgattattctttttgttttcattcctGATGTCTTCATATTCTTTTTACaccattttaattttaaaattctcAAAATTGAGAGCAAGCTGGTATAAGTGCTGTTCTAAAATTTAACCTGAACTGAGAAGTTCCTTTCAGTGGATCTAGGAACAAAAGGTATTAATATATAGCATGAATCTCATTTTCAGTGATACCTTTTCTGCTTCCAGATCATTGTGTTCTTTTTTCAGAGATTGCAGTTCATTGACAGTTGCCTCATGCACTTGATGCATTTCTTGTAATCTAGACTTAAGCTCTCTGATCTCTTTTTGCTCCAAAATCTATCAAAAAAGAGAAGCAGACGAAAAAAGACACCAGGGAAAAATTGATTCCAGGAGTTAAATGGCCATAGAGATGAAAAGGTAATCGGTAGCCTTATGACAAGTTTTTATCCATTCAAACAATAATCCATGAGAACCTGGCTTTAAGCAAAACAAGTATCAGGTGGAGGATAACTCTTTTCAATTAAAGGCATAACAGTTACCTGGACTGAGTTTTGCTGACCACTTGAGAGCTTTCTTAATATGTTTAACTGCTCTTCTGCATCAATATACCGCGCATGCTCTTCATTGATCTCCCGAGTCAAAGAAGCTATTTTCCCTTCATACATCTGAGTGGTCTCTGCAAGTGTCTTCTGGTATCTAGAATTTTCCATCTGAACATgctaaaaagaaggaaaaaaaaaaagatcaaatcTGTTTCTCTGCTAAAACTACTAGGAATAAAATACTAAATATTCTTCAAAGATTTATCACAATATTACTGGATCAGCAATTCCTCAAAATCAATTTGAGCATGGAGAATGTAGATATTTAACCTGCATCAAGATCTGATTATCAGTTAGTTTTTTCTTCAGTTCTTCCAAATGTCCTTCAGCACTTTCAGCTCGTGcatgtgaattttctgattGTTTCATCAGATCAGCTATTTTCTTCTCATACATTTGGGTGGTATCCGCAAGCACTTTCTGATATGTAGAATTTTCTAGCTGCTGTTGCTACTAACagacaaaacaaaaacattAATTTGTCTATTCACACCTGAAAATATGACAGAAGAAAATTTCAGTGCTGAACTTATTAGGAAGAAACTAAGGATAGAAAAGAGGACCTAACTTAGATATGACTTTACAAGTGGTGGATGTAAATCCATATCCAAAGCTTGGATGAACAAACAAGGTGCTATGTATATTATGGTCAATATGAGGTCCTTTTGATATTCACAGTAGCACCACCAACACAGTTGAAGGCCAGAATCCTAGCATTTACTGACATACCAGAGCAGggtggagagagagagatcatTTACTGAAACTGTTCTTCTGTAACATGGTTGTCCTTTTCTCtcaaaaatatttccaaactgATTCAGTTGACAGTATAGAAATCTCCAACCAATTCATGATTTTACATGTCACTTGACCTGTTATCACCCTACTTTTAGATGTTCAGAATTTTCAGATATTTCCATGGTTTTTATAGATAATTAATTTGGATTCTATATTCCATTTTCCTCAGATAGTTTTACTGATATGGTAATCATAGAAAAGATATTTAGACTCAGCGATGATCTGCCTCCCTCATTCTTAAAAATACAAGATAGAGAACAAGTTAATCTCAACTTGATTTGTAATTTTCTCCACCAATAAAGTCAGATCCTTCTGCAACCATGTAAGGCAAAATCTCTCCTCAAATATGCCTCAGTCTGGGTTCAACTAGCATTCATGCCTCTCAGTTACAAAATTAAGGTGTTTTCTTGAATCAATTTCTCTTGCTGTTCATGCTAAACAGAAAGGCATATGTTTTGTCCAAATCCtgaatcatctaaaaacttgCACTGCTCTAATTAATCCAGTTCAAATAAGTTAAATTTCATGTGAAACATGCCCCATCTTGTCAAAAATCATATTTTGAGTTATCGTGATCTAATGTCCTTAACAACGACATACTTGTATCTTGCATGCTCTAGCAGTTGCAGAGAGCCCTGGCCCCTTTAATTGGTTCATTTCTATTTATCTAACACATCTTTTGCTTATAGTAGTAAGTTAGAGATTCCCTCTTGCTGTCACCTTCATTTACATGTTCCAAAGCTCTACTAAGTCATTTTAGCGCCGCAAAGCTTCTTTGCATAAAGAAGAAATATGTACTTTTTTCCCTTCACTTCTAAATGTGAAATcaaagttcatcaaataaagCTCTACAACCACAGAACTCAGATGCATATCAACGACCATAACACCATAAACTACACAACTCGTGTTTTTAAAATCTACTTTTGATTATTGGTTCTAGATGGAGAAAGGCTTATCATGTGATGAGCATTTGTGCAACACTACTTcacaaaatcaccattttcaaGTTTGTAAACACCTTTTCTGCAAGCGAGAAAAGACCCCATAGCATTAGTATCAATAAACATCCAAGTGAAGTGGAGTAAATGGCAGAATTGTTGATAAGTTCTTTTGcaacaaatccaaaacaaaagatacCTTGCTGAGCTTTAAACTCATTTCTAGGCTAGCAACTTCATCTCTCATTACGTCATTATAATTTTTCTGCTGAGACAAATCATCCAATACATCTTTCAACTTCTGTGCCAACTGAGAATTCTCCTTCTCCAGCAACTGCAGTCAAGTAAGGTTATTGAGAAGATTTCATCTAAAGTGGAAACTAAATAAAGAAGCTGCTTAAACAGAAAAATACAGCAGAACCTTATCTAGCATATAGTATCTCACATTAAGCCAATCAAGATAGAATGCAAAGAGATCTGTGGGATTTCATGTTGAGTAACCATGAAGTAGATGATTTCATTACCTTGTTATTCTTCATACTCTTTTCAAGTCGTGCAATCTCATCATGCATCAGATCATTATGGTCTTTTAGGCTTTTGAGTTCTTTTACAAAATCTTTCATCCTGGATTCTAAAGAAGCATTCTCCTGCTCTAAAAACTGCAATGGATTACATATAATGAGAATAGCTTAACATTGCATTTTTTAAAGATGCTTCTGAACCAAAGCTGGAGTTGGTGTACATATTGGAAATGGAAAGCAAACACAAAAGGACAAACAAGTACCTCAGACCTGGAAACCAAACTCTTTTCTGCTTCAGCAAATGAATTTTGGTATTCTCTAAGCTTGATTTCCATTTCACTTCTGCAATTCTCCCTCAACTTTTGCTGCTTATCCACTTCTTCAGTAAGGTGGTCAACTTGAATCTCAAGCTTCCGGCATAAGCTTTCATAATCAAATTCTTCTTTTAGCTTTACTGCATTTACAATTTTCATGGCCTGCAAAAGTTAGTAAAATTACAGATCATGTACAGTGAAATACATATAAGAAGCTGCGAACAAGATTGCCCACAAAATAACCAGAGTACACAATCACTCATTTTGCCCCACTGTTGTTGCTGTTGACAACAGC
This portion of the Coffea arabica cultivar ET-39 chromosome 2e, Coffea Arabica ET-39 HiFi, whole genome shotgun sequence genome encodes:
- the LOC113730779 gene encoding kinesin-like protein KIN-UC isoform X6, which gives rise to MASSSSTAASVGRPSSSHRSERPPLSASASASASAYAASNVNSSRSSRSSIPTSLSSSTNGIPTSRRSRSLTPSYRTRSPSPSSSSSSYLSNDPEPGRVRVAVRLRPRIAADLSDADYPDCVEVQPELKKLKLRKNNWSAEYFRFDEVFATSASQKRVYEVVAKPVVESVLDGYNGTVMAYGQTGTGKTYTLGRMGKDDDSKRGIMVRALEDITANTSPTSDCVEISYLQLYMESIQDLLAPEKTNIPIVEDGRTGEVSVPGATVVKINSMDQFVQLLHMGEANRHAANTKLNTESSRSHAILMVFIRRSVPEQEGLDISLRETEIDKKTGRPGYHVPTIRKSKLLIVDLAGSERLDKSGSEGHLREEAKFINLSLTSLGKCINALAENSPHIPTRDSKLTRLLRDSFGGSARTSLIVTIGPSSRHHAETSSTIMFGQRAMKIVNAVKLKEEFDYESLCRKLEIQVDHLTEEVDKQQKLRENCRSEMEIKLREYQNSFAEAEKSLVSRSEFLEQENASLESRMKDFVKELKSLKDHNDLMHDEIARLEKSMKNNKLLEKENSQLAQKLKDVLDDLSQQKNYNDVMRDEVASLEMSLKLSKQQQLENSTYQKVLADTTQMYEKKIADLMKQSENSHARAESAEGHLEELKKKLTDNQILMQHVQMENSRYQKTLAETTQMYEGKIASLTREINEEHARYIDAEEQLNILRKLSSGQQNSVQILEQKEIRELKSRLQEMHQVHEATVNELQSLKKEHNDLEAEKGRLNDEIHTLRQALKVEEMRRKAAENDLVNIKKVVPESEDGFEEKRSYTKEKLNRGPSSFGQRSSIAKICEEVGLQKILSLLTCEELDVQIHAVKVVANLAAEVSSSPTTYMHTIQSHLGQMQLFFHWVLCCY